The following DNA comes from Kluyveromyces lactis strain NRRL Y-1140 chromosome E complete sequence.
aTCAAGTTATGTGGGTATGTCAATTTATCCAAGGTATCGAAGAACATATCCAAATGTGCGGCTGCATCTCTCAAAGGAACACAGAACACCACCCTATCACCGGTCTGCCATCCATTGGCATTCCCCTGATAATTAATTAAATCGTAATATTCCACTCCAGGTATATTTCTGAACCTGTTACCAGTTACAGGACTTGAGACGAACGGTACGAACTGCCATATGATTGGGAAAATCATTCGAATTATAAGAAACCCCGTTACCACTGATCCTATCACGGACACAGCAGTCAAGGCATTGAACCTGCTCTTACCCTTGCTGCCCATCTATGACGGTTGTATGACGTTGTGTagaatatttgaatttcCAGGAATCGAGAATAGAAGTGATTTCAAAAGTAAAGAGCGATGGATCCGGATGTTTTTATTCCTCCACAGCTTTAGCGATTGTATTTTATTGTTCGAAGAAATTTTGATACCGCAATTTTTCACAATAGATCTATAAAATGCACGCTCGTCAAAAGATCCTTATGTGTTCTTCCTTTCTCACTAATCCTGGGCGGTGCTAACCCTGTGTATTATGACACCTTCTGGAATAATAATCGGCTGCTTTAAATGACAAACCTTTTTCCTTTAGCGTTTGCAACAGATAATATGGTCTGTGCCATAATAAATACTTATAAAATATTACTATTTTCGATTGTATAGTTGCATTGTTTTCAtccatttcaatttcttcgccaaaaaaaaaaaaaaaaaaaaagtgtaTAAActgaaatttggaaaagGTAAATAAAAAGGAACTGCCAGACCCTACACGCAGTTATAAGGTGTGGGAACCAGTGATTCAACTCTCAGGGCACTGTTGGGGACCGTAAGTTGTTGTAGATAAGAAGCAACTCTACTTTTTCCCGGCTCAATTACCGCCTTTTCGCACTGTAACAGAACCTCTACTACGGCCATTCAACATAACGGAACAAAAAGGCTGGAAAGATAGCGGATGTCTGTTCTTCCCGTacagtcacgtgacatgTTTCATCTCATTCCAATGCCTGGGAATGCCAGGCGGCAATCAAAGGACCAAATAAATACGTGTATAGTGATATGTATATGTTACCCGGGCATCGTTGGGTTTCCCTTTTTCCTACTGCTTACGAGAGGATTCCGTGAGCTTACCGTGTACGGTGATATATCATGGTCCGTGCCTGTTTCCCTCAATGCGGCCTCAGGTTCTTTGGATCTGTCGACTGGCGAATCCACCCAGCTCTTCGCCATCAAAGATGAATTATACACAACTACGTATCAAAATTGTACATTATACAAATCGTTCCGCAACCGATACAATTATGTGCCAACGTTGCCTATATTATTGACTTCGATCTGTCAGTGAATGCCGTTAAAAAACTAGAATATGCCATTTGGAAAACATACAATCCCCATAGCAGACTAGAATAGCAAGGGAGAAGACGATGGGAAagtagaaaaaaaagaccTACCGTACGAAttgctttttctttctgttttcaCACTCTACAAACTTTACACGACTATGAAATACATCGGTGTTTTTCCCTCTCGCTCTCTCTTTCACTCTCTCTGTACAAAATGATCGAAActaaatttttcaaactttttttttcagttcgACGacgagaaagaaaaaaaaatttgatattcgattttatatatattggaaacaaaattataagagtttttttcttcatgGAAAGTTGAatttaaagctttttttcatttacaAGAGTGTATTTAGTCCATTTTGTATATGTTTCAGAATGATTTTGtaaacttcttcatttgtTTAATTagtttttcttgttctcttCTGTTTTAACTTTATCCTGTTATTAGTTATTCAGTTTTACTTGGTTTCAATTgtattttgttttcacTACAGATAGTAGACCAAACGCATTAAACAAATCACACATATACAACAtggctgaagaagaacacaCTTTCGAAACTGCTGGAGCTGGTGCTTCCTTGACTTTCCCAATGCAATGTTCTGCTTTGAGAAAGAACGGTTTTGTCGTTATCAAGGGCAGACCATGTAAGATTGTTGATATGTCTACTTCCAAGACCGGTAAGCACGGTCACGCTAAGGTCCATTTGGTTGCCATCGATATCTTCACCAACAAGAAGTTGGAAGATTTGTCTCCATCTACTCACAACATGGAAGTCCCAGTTGTTAAGAGAACTGAATTCCAATTGTTGGATATCGATGACGGTTTCTTGTCTTTGATGACCATGGACGGTGAAACCAAGGATGATGTCAGAGCCCCAGAAGGTGAATTGGGTGACAACATCCAAGCTGCTTTCGACGAAGGTAAGGACTTGATGGTTACTATCATTGCCGCTATGGGTGAAGAAGCTGCCATCTCCTTCAAGGAAGCTCCAAGATCCGAATAGATTTTGatatgaacaaaaaaattcagTAATATATTAATGGACTaagaaatgagaaaaaaaagtttttTTATCCCTGGAtaaatggaaagaagaaattggatCAACCGTTGTTGATACGTTGAGCTCCTAATGTGTTTTGAGAGGGACAGGggatcttcttttgttatCAGTGAGATTGGACTCGAGATGAAAAAGACTTGAAATATGATTCCTTTTTTATCCTTGCATGTTTTCACTTGTCCATCTTTCTGTGTTTCCACAAAAGTCGTTTTCCTTCCTGGAACGGTTTTGGTTGCTACTCCCGGTGTTCTTTAGTACGCTATCTAATTCcccattttttttcgtCTACTGTTAAGCATCcaattatatatattaacTTATATGATATTCTGGGTGTTTTACGTGGGTTTTCAGCAATGGGATGGATTTTGAGTTATAATTGTTGGTTGGAGAACAAGAAactgttttttcttttctggaAAACACTCAATCGCTCCTTTCCTTGTCAAGCGTCATTGATGGAAATACTATCAGATACGTTATTCTTTATCACTTTCTCCTTTTAAATCAGCTTTTTTCTCTCTATTCCagtaattttttttttcactcAATTAAATATCATTATATCCTTAATTCTATTTCTTATATATTTAAATCTTCTTTAACGCTTCCGTTTGTCGTTTTACATTGTCATTGAACCCTGTTAATATGGGGTGTGTGTACTCTTCCGCACTTGCAGACTGCCAGTTACTAAACGGTTGGGAAACCATCcttgttttattttttcaaattttggcTCATCGTCGATAactttcaatatcaaaagctCAATTGTAGGCAAATATGATTTCGTTAGATTACTTTCTTTAATACCATCTAATGTCCATACTAGGTTCAGAACGTTGGCAAGGGTCTGtagtttcttcttgcaCTGTGAAGCGCGGTATAGTATTTATTATTTACCAATTCACAATATAATGAGTGACATCTTCTGGATCATGTGATATGAACCTAACATCATTTTATCATATAACATGGCAACATGGCCGAGCGGTTAAGGCGAAAGATTAGAAATCTTTTGGGCTCTGCCCGCGCAGGTTCGAGTCCTGCTGTTGTCGTTATTTTTAACCCCTTCttcctttattttttgaCGCGTTGCCATTTCTCATTACCCGGAAAATTattcctctttcttttccaaaaacGGAAAAGATATTGACGAAAACATCAAATCTCATTTCTCTTTGCCGTATTCTGTTGGTAAAATACAGCTGAAACTCGATTCTGACAAAAATAAACTAGAAGAACCATATCAAGAACGTTTCTATCCCAGAACAGCACTGGTGCCAATGAAACATTAATTTTTAGCACCTTCATTTTAATAATATTATTGCATTTATCGCTCCCTGTTTAAAGGACTTTGCTACTGAAAAACACCATAAGTACCGAATTCAATCATGAGTGATGCTATGAATCAAACAAGTGATGCTGTCTTTACAGACAGAATGCGAAGGTTTCAAGAGTTTTTGGATACCCATTCGCATTATACTCGAGAAATAAGATCAATACTCGAGTTTAACAGCAACGTagtgaaagagaaaaagacGGATGATGATTATTTAAATACTGCAGACAAAGATACGATGGACCATGACACTAATCAATTGCCATTGAGAATAACAGTATCACTTGACGATTTAAGAGAATTTGACAAAACATTTTGGACTGGACTTTTACAAGTACCCTCGTTCTTTTTACCACCAGCGGAGCGTGCTGTTTCGGAGACTGCAATGGCCTTAGATGATAGCCCTCTCGGGTTTCGCGGATTCCAAAATGATCCCAGCAGACAATGGAGACTGTCATTCAAGGGTTCTTTCGGTCCGAATTCTTTATCACCACGTACCTTAAACTCAACacatttgaataaattGATCTCAGTAGAGGGGATTGTAACGAGAACCTCACTTGTGAGGCCAAAACTTCTCAGATCCGTGCATTATGCCCAAACCACAGGCCATCATCATTACCGTGATTATCGTGATGCGACTACAACATTAACCACATCCGTACCAACACCAGCTATTTATCCAGAGGAGGATCAAGAAGGTAATAAGCTGGTCACAGAGTATGGATTTTGTCATTACATGGATCACCAGCGAATCACCGTTCAAGAAATGCCCGAAAAGGCCCCTCCTGGTCAATTACCAAGATCCATTGACGTTATCTTGGATGATGACTTAGTGGATAAGACAAAACCAGGTGATAGAATTAATATTGTTGGTGTATACAAGTCATTAGGTGCAGGTGGTCTAACAGGTGGTTCTAATAACAACGACAAGGGTAACGGTGCTTTATCTGGTTTCAGAACTGTTGTAATTGGTAACACAGTGTACCCTCTACATGCCAGGTCTACAGGTGTGTCCGCCGTTGAAACGCTATCAGATAATGATATTAGAAATATCAATAAGCTATCAATGCATGATAATATTTTCGACACTTTGTCCCAGTCGTTAGCACCATCCATCTATGGCCATGAACACATTAAGAAAGCCATCCTATTAATGCTTATGGGTGGTgtggaaaaaaatttacCCAACGGTTCACATCTAAGAGGTGACATAAATATCCTTATGGTTGGTGATCCATCCACCGCTAAATCTCAAATGCTTAGATTTGTGTTGAACACAGCAGCATTAGCTATTGCCACTACGGGTAGAGGTTCCTCTGGTGTCGGTTTGACAGCAGCCGTCACTACTGATAAAGAAACTGGTGAAAGAAGATTAGAAGCAGGTGCGATGGTGTTGGCAGATCGTGGTATCGTTTGTATCGATGAGTTTGACAAGATGTCCGACGTAGATAGAGTTGCTATCCATGAAGTTATGGAACAACAAACAGTAACAATCGCAAAGGCTGGTATACATACAACATTGAATGCTCGTTGTTCAGTTATCGCAGCTGCAAACCCTGTTTTCGGTCAATATGACGTTAACAAAGATCCACATAAAAATATTGCCCTACCGGATTCTCTATTATCTCGTTTCGATTTACTATTTGTGGTTACGGATGATATCAACGACATCAGAGATAGAGCTATCAGTGAACATGTCTTGAGAACACATAGGTACTTACCTCCTGGATATTTGGAAGGTGAACCTGTTAGAGAGCAAATAAATCTATCATTGGCTGTTGGTGAAGATATCGAAAacgaggaagaagatgatgatgaggacgTAGTTTTCGAAAAATTCAATCCACTTCTACACGCCGGTGCGAAGCTTGCAAAGAACAGAGGTGATAGCAATGGTAGCGAGCTTCCTCAAATTGTTGCGATACCCTTCATCAGAAAATACATTCAGTATGCAAAAGAGAGAATTATTCCTCAATTGACTCAAGAAGCTGTAGACGTTATCATCAAATCATATTCAAATCTAAGAAACGATCAGAACACCAAGAAATCCCCTATCACGGCAAGAACTCTAGAAACTTTAATCAGATTATCCAGTGCTCATGCCAAGGTAAGgctttcaaagaaagtaGAACTAGAAGATGCAAAGGTAGCAACACAATTACTAAGATTTGCATTACTAGGTGAGGACGGAGCCAACTTCGACGAACAGGAATTTGCCGAAGGCAGAACAACCGAAAAATCTCCAAGAAAGAAGCCAAGAGCTTCTCcaaggaagaagagagGGGCCGTTTACAAAGAAGTTGACTCAGAGGATGCAGAAGAGGACCAGGAAATGGCAGAGACTCAACCGGATCCTGCTGACGGTCTGGAATCTACGATGGTACGGTTAGCACCAGAACAAGAGGAAGACCTTCAAAGAAGACTAGAACAAAACTTGAGAGTGAGTCCGAGACGCCAACTATCAGTCGAAAGAAGAGTACTTTCACAAAGCGACCATCAACAACAGGTTCTCCACCACTCCTCGCAATCCTCAACTGGACCCCTTGAAACTGGCTCTCAATTGGAACCGTCTCATATGACCCTTGATTTTATGTCCATCGAAGAGATGGACCAGGGTTCAATCTCAACCGGTAGGTTATCGTCACTCTCAGGTATTGTTGCAAGACTCATGCAATCAGACATTTTCGAGGAAGAATCGTATCCTGTCGCCGCACTTTTCGAAAGAATTAACGAGCAAGTTccagaagaggaaaaatTCACTGTTGATGAATACGTTGCTGGTCTAAGGATTATGAGCGATAGAAACAATTTAATGGTCGCGGATGGCAAAGTATGGAGAGTATAATcttaatttcatttttataTCATATATACAGGCTTATCATCTTGCCTTACATTTGCGGGCTTTTTTCTATGCAATGGTTTTCTCTACGTTATGTATAATTTTCTGCGCTTTTAGATGAAGTTGACTCCCAGGGAATGTATCTCATCCATTATACATATCTCAAATATCGAGTTATCAATAAGCAACGtgtttgttcttcttaCACTGTCGCTGTGGATGAAATTTTGTTACCCGAAATTTTACTTCAGTCTTTGAGATTTGGTGGCAAAATCTAATTTTAACGTGTATGACAGACAATACGTCgaatatgaaaaaaaatgcatTGACATAATGCTTTGAttcaaacctttaaaaGATACCATTTAAAAGATACCATTGATTCATAATACAATATGTTTAAGGTTAATTTAACAGTGTTTGCAAAGTATATAGAGTGACCAAAGACGTCAAGATGGCCGATAAGCAATATGTGGAAAGTCCTTTAGTGAAGGACTCCACACCTTTGGCTACTAAATCGTTTTCGATGAGGCCATATGTCTTGCCTTTCATTCCGTTGTATGCAACCTTCCTCCATATCTACTACACTCAGTATGATGTGTACATCAAGGGTCCTGAATGGacatttgttttccttgGAACTCTAGTTTCTTTGAACGCTTTAATGGCTTTACTCCCTGAATGGAATATTGACATAGCCGTTTGGTTTAACTACGTTCCTGTTaaattggaagaagcaACTCACTTGTTGATCCACACCACTCCAAACAATGGGTCTTCTGGTATCGTAGAGATTCAAAGAGCTACTGAAGGTGGTCATTTGCAAGTGTTCTTTCAGTTCCagaaaaagagattttTATGGCATGAAGAGACGCAGGTTTTCTCTTCACCTAAGTTCCTAGTCGATGGTTCTCCAAAGATCGCAGAATTCCAGAACAGCAAAGGTTTGAATGGAGATCTAACCCATCATAAGAGATTATACGGCGAGAATTCCTTTGATATTCCCATTCCAACTTTCCTTGAGTTGTTCAAAGAACATGCGGTGGCAcctttcttcatttttcaactctttTGTGTTGCCTTGTGGTTGTTCGATGATCTATGGTACTACTcccttttcaatttgttcatGATCGTCGCTATGGAAGCCACTTCGGTGTTTCAACGTTTGACGACTTTGAAAGAGTTCAGAACTATGGGTATTAAGCCTTATGCCATCAACGTATTCAGGGATGGGAAATGGGTTGAAATGCAAACCGATAAACTATTCCCTATGGATTTGGTTTCAATCACTAGAACTGCTGAAGATAGTGCCATTCCTTGTGATCTATTGCTAATCGACGGTTCTTGTATTGTCAATGAAGCTATGTTATCTGGTGAATCCACTCCtctattgaaagaatctaTAAAGTTACGTCCTGCCAATGATCAATTGCAATTGGATGGTGTTGACAAAAATGCCGTTCTACATGGTGGTACTAAAGCCTTACAAGTGACGGCTCCAGAAAATAGGACTGGTGTAATTACACCACCAGATGGTGGTGCATTAGCTGTTGTCACTAAAACCGGTTTCGAAACATCTCAAGGATCTTTGGTTCGTGTTATGATTTTCTCAGCAGAACGTGTCGATGTTGGTAACAAGGAAGCTCTTTActttattttatttttgcTAATATTTGCCATCGTTGCTTCTTGGTATGTCTGGAAAGAAGGTACCAGAATGGGTAGAATTCAATCCAAGTTGATCTTGGATTGTATTTTGATCATTACTTCCGTTGTCCCACCTGAATTGCCTATGGAATTGACCATGGCCGTCAACAGTTCTTTAGCGGctttatccaaattttACGTTTACTGTACCGAACCTTTCAGAATTCCATATGCTGGTAGAATAGATGTTTGTTGCTTTGATAAGACTGGTACTTTGACTGCCGAAGACTTAGTCTTTGAGGGTCTGGCTGGTTTGCACGATGGATCAGATATTCGTACATTGAAGTCAGCTAATGATGCCTCTCAAGAAGTTCTATCTGCTATCGGTGCTGCTCACGCATTGGTAAAGTTGGATGATGGTGAAATTGTAGGTGACCCAATGGAAAAAGCTACTTTGAAGGCATCCTCTTGGActgttgatttcaaagatgtcGTCAAGAGAGCTGGTGCAGATAACATTCGTATCTTGCGTCGTttccaattttcttcttcattaaaACGTTCTGCATCTATTGCTTCTCAAAGTAATCGCTTTTTCGCAGCCGTTAAGGGTGCTCCAGAAACCATCCGTGAGAGATTGAACTCTGTTCCTAGTGACTATGATGACATCTACAAGTCGTTCACTCGTTCTGGGTCGCGTGTCTTGGCCTTGGCTTATAAAGATCTACCTAAAATGTCAAATTCTCAAATCGATAATATTGATCGTGACGAGATTGAAACTGGCTTAACCTTCGGTGCATTCTTAGTTTTCCACTGTCCTTTGAAGGATGATGCCATTGAAACCATTAAGATGTTGAATGAATCTTCCCATCGTTCTATCATGATTACTGGTGATAATCCATTAACTGCAGTTCACGTTGCTAAAGAAGTGGGCATTGTTGATCGCGAAACTTTGATATTGGACGAACCAATTGATGGTTCATCTCATGCCTTAGTCATGCGAGATGTAAACGAGACAATTGTGAAACCCTTCAATCCTGATGCTGATACTTTCGATGAGAAggaaattttccaaaaatatGATTTGGCTGTGACTGGCCATGCTTTGAAATTACTTCAAGGCCACAAACAATTAAGAGACGTCATCAGACATACATGGATTTATGCTCGTGTTTCACCAAGTCAAAAAGAGTTTATTTTAATTACTTTGAAGGATATGGGATATCAGACTTTAATGTGTGGTGATGGTACTAATGATGTCGGTGCTTTAAAGCAAGCTCATGTTGGTATTGCCCTATTAAATGGTACTGAGGAtagtttgaagaaattacaAGAACAGAGAAAGATTGACAATGTCAAAACTATGTACGAAAAGCAATGTTTGTTTATGGATAGATGGAATCAACCACATCCACCGGTTCCCATTGCAATTGCGCACTTGTATCCACCTGGCTCTAATAATCCTAACTATTTGAAAGCCATGGAGCAGAAAGGTGTTGAGATCACTCCAGAAATGCGTAAGCTAGCTATGGAAGTTTCTTCCAAACCAGCTGTTGTGAAGAAGACCGAACCGTCTAAAAAATCTGCAACTGACCTTGCTGATATGATTTCGGGAAGTTTAGGTGAAATGGAGGATGAAGATGCcccatctttgaaactaGGAGATGCTTCTTGTGCGGCTCCTTTTACCTCCAAATTGGCAAATGTCAACGCTGTGACCAATATTATTCGTCAAGGTCGTTGTGCCTTGATTAACACCATTCAGATGTACAAGATCCTTGCTTTAAATTGTTTGATTAGTGCGTACTCTCTTTCTGTTATTTACTTGGCTGGTGTTAAGTTTGGTGATGGTCAAGCCACTGTTTCTGGTTTATTGCTTTCTGTCTGTTTCCTAAGTATATCTCGCGGTAAACCCCTTGAAAAGCTATCTAAGGAGAGGCCTCAACCAGgtattttcaatatttacATTATGGGATCCATTCTTGGTCAATTTGCTGTCCATATCTTAACATTGGTTTACATCACAACTGAAATTTACAAAATCGAGCCAAGAGAACCTCAAGTCGACttggaaaaagaatttgtACCATCATTATTGAATACAGGTATTTTCATGGTTCAATTGGCCCAACAAGTGTCTACTTTTGTGGTCAACTACCAAGGTGAACCATTCAGagaaaatatcaagaataaCAAAGGTATGTACTATGGTATTGTGGGTGTCTCTGTCTTAGCACTATGTGGTTCAACAGAATTTATCCCTGAGCTAAATGCTGCTATGAAATTTGTTCCAATGGACGATattttcaagatgaaattaaCAGGAACCTTGTTATTAGATTTCTTCGGATCTTGGGCCTTTGAACTATTCTTtaaatatttcttcatgaATAGCAAGGCCGCCGATATCGCAGAGCGCACTTAAGCTCTTGAAATTCCAGGATGTTTTTCATTTAACATTTTAgatagatatatatatatgtatatgtCCTTTAGAGTATCAACAATAGAGTTTTCCATTTCCGATAAAACTATCGATCAAAGTCAAGTTACATTACATCATTCTACAAAAGAGATTGTATCATCGCTTTAtctaatttcttccatttgtaaactttcaaatctcCTTCAACggtgatgatttgaaaaacgTCCTGTCCAAGTAATTCATTTAATTTTGAAAGGACAATAACACACTCGCCGCGTCCGATAGGATTGTGCGTATCCGTCAAAGAATCGACAACTAGGCCAGTCAAGTAATCCTCTGTATATGGGATTTCTGGTTCTAGAGTGAAGCATATGTTAAAGATatgtttcattttcacAGCAATGAAATGTTCCTGCATCGACTGTCTATGAGAGAGCAGCGCTGCTGCTCTCCGTTCTTTATCTCTGATTCTATCCAAGAGCGAACTCGTTGCAATATTTTCCGTACCGGACACTGTATTACCAGAATCTTTGTTTCCCAGATAGAGAGGGTTAGCTGATTTCGTAGACCCTTTCAATGGCGCAATTTTGCGTCtatttgtatttttcaacgGTACAGAGTATGTGATGGAATTGTTACTTGCCTTTCTCTTCCCTAGTTTCATGGGAGGAATATTATCCGGGATTTCTGGGGACTGTTGGACCAATTGTACCCATTGATCAGTCTTCTCGGAAAATTCCAAGAGTCTTGACTTTGTCAAGGACAAACTAGTCTGTAATTTAAATGATATCCCACATTTTGAGTTAATATCTATTTCATATGCATTAGGCCAGATATATAATAGCCTTTGGAAATCTGTCGTTGtcactttttctttgatcatTCTGGAGATACCCGGTAACAAAGAATCCAGTTCCACGTAATCGATACCTGGATGATTGATCTTGTACAAGTTAATCATTGATTCTATAGTTGCGAATAGATTATTCAAAAACGACACAGATCGCTTTAAGTTAAGTAATCGAGTCTCCGCTGGGTAAAACTTTTCACCCACCTCAGggaatttcttcagattgAATTCCAAAAGACGATCTGCAAAAGAGCCTCCTTGAGGCATTGTACATGAGAGGGTAGGTTGAATCGACAACGCAATTGATCTCGTGGACAACCGCATCTTAGAAGTCTGATGCATACCTGCCGAAAGATCAGCCAATAACGTACCTGTATGAATCAACAAGCACTTTTCTACGTCTACACTGTGCCAGGAATCATTCCGGTAAACCTTAGCACATGTCGCATCTGGTACTATAGTCAATAGTCCAACAGATTCGAAGTCGATCCATTCAGTTTGAGAGTAATCAAACTGCATATCGAGCAATTGTTCACTAAATTGCGAATGATGACGACAAAGTATGGAAGAGAAACTCGTAGGGGATACTGTAACGTTACTATCAATGCCGAGTGCCTGCAGGCATAAGTCACTGAAATATAGTGCAACTTTAGTCATCGTCAAATTTAGCCGTAttaaatcacgtgacacaCTGCCATTACCACGGCTGTCCCCACCGTCTACTGACATCCATTGCTGTAAAGTATGATTGCCTCGGTTGATGGTGCCAGTGAAATTAGAACCAAATGTGACAGAACCGGTATCATCATTCGGAAAGCCTCCAGTTTCCGCATTGATCAAATCTACCAGCTGTACAACGGCATCGATACTAGCGAAATTCTGCAGTAGAAACGTATCA
Coding sequences within:
- a CDS encoding uncharacterized protein (no similarity) codes for the protein MSVLPVQSRDMFHLIPMPGNARRQSKDQINTCIVICICYPGIVGFPFFLLLTRGFRELTVYGDISWSVPVSLNAASGSLDLSTGESTQLFAIKDELYTTTYQNCTLYKSFRNRYNYVPTLPILLTSICQ
- a CDS encoding uncharacterized protein (highly similar to uniprot|P19211 Saccharomyces cerevisiae ANB1 Translation initiation factor eIF-5A, and to YEL034W uniprot|P23301 Saccharomyces cerevisiae YEL034W HYP2 Translation initiation factor eIF-5A), whose translation is MAEEEHTFETAGAGASLTFPMQCSALRKNGFVVIKGRPCKIVDMSTSKTGKHGHAKVHLVAIDIFTNKKLEDLSPSTHNMEVPVVKRTEFQLLDIDDGFLSLMTMDGETKDDVRAPEGELGDNIQAAFDEGKDLMVTIIAAMGEEAAISFKEAPRSE
- the MCM3 gene encoding MCM DNA helicase complex subunit MCM3 (similar to uniprot|P24279 Saccharomyces cerevisiae YEL032W MCM3 Protein involved in DNA replication component of the Mcm2-7 hexameric complex that binds chromatin as a part of the pre-replicative complex); translation: MSDAMNQTSDAVFTDRMRRFQEFLDTHSHYTREIRSILEFNSNVVKEKKTDDDYLNTADKDTMDHDTNQLPLRITVSLDDLREFDKTFWTGLLQVPSFFLPPAERAVSETAMALDDSPLGFRGFQNDPSRQWRLSFKGSFGPNSLSPRTLNSTHLNKLISVEGIVTRTSLVRPKLLRSVHYAQTTGHHHYRDYRDATTTLTTSVPTPAIYPEEDQEGNKLVTEYGFCHYMDHQRITVQEMPEKAPPGQLPRSIDVILDDDLVDKTKPGDRINIVGVYKSLGAGGLTGGSNNNDKGNGALSGFRTVVIGNTVYPLHARSTGVSAVETLSDNDIRNINKLSMHDNIFDTLSQSLAPSIYGHEHIKKAILLMLMGGVEKNLPNGSHLRGDINILMVGDPSTAKSQMLRFVLNTAALAIATTGRGSSGVGLTAAVTTDKETGERRLEAGAMVLADRGIVCIDEFDKMSDVDRVAIHEVMEQQTVTIAKAGIHTTLNARCSVIAAANPVFGQYDVNKDPHKNIALPDSLLSRFDLLFVVTDDINDIRDRAISEHVLRTHRYLPPGYLEGEPVREQINLSLAVGEDIENEEEDDDEDVVFEKFNPLLHAGAKLAKNRGDSNGSELPQIVAIPFIRKYIQYAKERIIPQLTQEAVDVIIKSYSNLRNDQNTKKSPITARTLETLIRLSSAHAKVRLSKKVELEDAKVATQLLRFALLGEDGANFDEQEFAEGRTTEKSPRKKPRASPRKKRGAVYKEVDSEDAEEDQEMAETQPDPADGLESTMVRLAPEQEEDLQRRLEQNLRVSPRRQLSVERRVLSQSDHQQQVLHHSSQSSTGPLETGSQLEPSHMTLDFMSIEEMDQGSISTGRLSSLSGIVARLMQSDIFEEESYPVAALFERINEQVPEEEKFTVDEYVAGLRIMSDRNNLMVADGKVWRV
- the SPF1 gene encoding ion-transporting P-type ATPase SPF1 (highly similar to uniprot|P39986 Saccharomyces cerevisiae YEL031W SPF1 Sensitivity to a killer toxin (SMK toxin) produced by Pichia Farinosa P-type ATPase), whose translation is MADKQYVESPLVKDSTPLATKSFSMRPYVLPFIPLYATFLHIYYTQYDVYIKGPEWTFVFLGTLVSLNALMALLPEWNIDIAVWFNYVPVKLEEATHLLIHTTPNNGSSGIVEIQRATEGGHLQVFFQFQKKRFLWHEETQVFSSPKFLVDGSPKIAEFQNSKGLNGDLTHHKRLYGENSFDIPIPTFLELFKEHAVAPFFIFQLFCVALWLFDDLWYYSLFNLFMIVAMEATSVFQRLTTLKEFRTMGIKPYAINVFRDGKWVEMQTDKLFPMDLVSITRTAEDSAIPCDLLLIDGSCIVNEAMLSGESTPLLKESIKLRPANDQLQLDGVDKNAVLHGGTKALQVTAPENRTGVITPPDGGALAVVTKTGFETSQGSLVRVMIFSAERVDVGNKEALYFILFLLIFAIVASWYVWKEGTRMGRIQSKLILDCILIITSVVPPELPMELTMAVNSSLAALSKFYVYCTEPFRIPYAGRIDVCCFDKTGTLTAEDLVFEGLAGLHDGSDIRTLKSANDASQEVLSAIGAAHALVKLDDGEIVGDPMEKATLKASSWTVDFKDVVKRAGADNIRILRRFQFSSSLKRSASIASQSNRFFAAVKGAPETIRERLNSVPSDYDDIYKSFTRSGSRVLALAYKDLPKMSNSQIDNIDRDEIETGLTFGAFLVFHCPLKDDAIETIKMLNESSHRSIMITGDNPLTAVHVAKEVGIVDRETLILDEPIDGSSHALVMRDVNETIVKPFNPDADTFDEKEIFQKYDLAVTGHALKLLQGHKQLRDVIRHTWIYARVSPSQKEFILITLKDMGYQTLMCGDGTNDVGALKQAHVGIALLNGTEDSLKKLQEQRKIDNVKTMYEKQCLFMDRWNQPHPPVPIAIAHLYPPGSNNPNYLKAMEQKGVEITPEMRKLAMEVSSKPAVVKKTEPSKKSATDLADMISGSLGEMEDEDAPSLKLGDASCAAPFTSKLANVNAVTNIIRQGRCALINTIQMYKILALNCLISAYSLSVIYLAGVKFGDGQATVSGLLLSVCFLSISRGKPLEKLSKERPQPGIFNIYIMGSILGQFAVHILTLVYITTEIYKIEPREPQVDLEKEFVPSLLNTGIFMVQLAQQVSTFVVNYQGEPFRENIKNNKGMYYGIVGVSVLALCGSTEFIPELNAAMKFVPMDDIFKMKLTGTLLLDFFGSWAFELFFKYFFMNSKAADIAERT